A section of the Macadamia integrifolia cultivar HAES 741 chromosome 9, SCU_Mint_v3, whole genome shotgun sequence genome encodes:
- the LOC122089584 gene encoding basic salivary proline-rich protein 2-like yields the protein MAMLTMKVLVLILILSPAINGVVEARAGSDWFTYLPKGAPIPPSGPSCPPARERFHFLPKGAPIPPSGPSDPPAREGFHYLSKGSPILPSGISDPPANEGFHYLPKGAPIPPSGPSDPPAREGFHYLPKGSPIPPSGPSHPPAREGFHYLPKGAPIPPSGPSDPPAHD from the coding sequence ATGGCTATGTTAACAATGAAGGTTTTGGTGCTTATCTTAATTCTATCACCGGCCATCAATGGTGTTGTTGAAGCTAGAGCTGGTTCTGACTGGTTTACCTATCTTCCTAAAGGAGCTCCAATCCCTCCATCTGGCCCATCCTGTCCACCGGCTCGTGAACGGTTCCATTTTCTTCCTAAAGGAGCTCCAATCCCTCCATCTGGCCCATCCGATCCACCGGCTCGTGAAGGGTTTCATTATCTATCTAAAGGATCTCCCATCCTTCCATCTGGTATATCCGATCCACCGGCTAATGAAGGTTTCCATTATCTACCTAAAGGAGCTCCAATCCCTCCATCTGGTCCATCCGATCCACCGGCTCGTGAAGGGTTCCATTATCTTCCCAAAGGATCTCCAATCCCTCCATCTGGTCCATCTCATCCACCAGCTCGTGAAGGGTTCCATTATCTCCCTAAAGGAGCTCCAATCCCTCCATCTGGTCCATCCGATCCACCGGCTCATGATTGA
- the LOC122087989 gene encoding basic salivary proline-rich protein 1-like has translation MATLTMKFLMLVFLLSPAINGVVEARAGSDWFTYLPKGAPIPPSGPSRPPAREGFHYLPKGAPIPPSGPSDPPAYEGFHYLPKGSPIPPSGPSRPPAHEGFHYLPKGSPIPPSGPSRPPAREGFHYLPKGAPIPPAGPFDPPAHEGFHYLPKGSPIPPSGPSRPPAREGFHYLPKGSPIPPSGPSRPPAREGFHYLPKGAPIPPSGPSDLPAHEGFHYLPKGSPIPPSGPSRPPAREGFHYLPKGSPIPPSGPSRPPAHEGFHYLPKGSPIPPSGPSRPPAREGFHYLPKGAPIPPSGPSDPPAHEGFHYLPKGSPIPPSGPSRPSAREGFHYLPKGAPIPPSGPSDPPAHEGFHYLPKGSPIPPSGPSRPPAREGFHYLPKGSPIPPSGPSRPPAREGFHYLPKGAPIPPSGPSDPPAHEGFHYLPKGSPIPPSGPSRPPAREGFHYLPKGAPIPPYGPSDPPAHE, from the exons ATGGCCACGTTAACAATGAAGTTTTTAATGCTTGTCTTCCTTCTATCACCAGCCATCAATGGTGTTGTTGAAGCTAGAGCTGGTTCTGACTGGTTTACTTATCTTCCTAAGGGGGCTCCAATCCCTCCATCTG GTCCATCTCGTCCACCAGCTCGTGaagggttccattatctacCGAAAGGAGCTCCAATCCCTCCATCTGGTCCATCCGATCCACCGGCTTATGAAGGGTTCCATTATCTTCCCAAAGGATCTCCAATCCCTCCATCTGGTCCATCTCGTCCACCAGCTCATGAAGGGTTCCATTATCTTCCCAAAGGATCTCCAATCCCTCCATCTGGTCCATCTCGTCCACCAGCTCGTGaagggttccattatctacCAAAAGGAGCTCCAATCCCTCCAGCTGGTCCATTCGATCCACCGGCTCATGAAGGGTTCCATTATCTTCCCAAAGGATCTCCAATCCCTCCATCTGGTCCATCTCGTCCACCAGCTCGTGAAGGGTTCCATTATCTTCCCAAAGGATCTCCAATCCCTCCATCTGGTCCATCTCGTCCAC CAGCTCGTGaagggttccattatctacCGAAAGGAGCTCCAATCCCTCCATCTGGTCCATCTGATCTACCGGCTCATGAAGGGTTCCATTATCTTCCCAAAGGATCTCCAATCCCTCCATCTGGTCCATCTCGTCCACCAGCCCGTGAAGGGTTCCATTATCTTCCCAAAGGATCTCCAATCCCTCCATCTGGTCCATCTCGTCCACCGGCTCATGAAGGGTTCCATTATCTTCCCAAAGGATCTCCAATCCCTCCATCTGGTCCATCTCGTCCACCAGCCCGTGaagggttccattatctacCGAAAGGAGCTCCAATCCCTCCATCTGGTCCATCCGATCCACCGGCTCATGAAGGGTTCCATTATCTTCCCAAAGGATCTCCAATTCCTCCATCTGGTCCATCTCGTCCATCAGCTCGTGAAGGGTTCCATTATCTCCCTAAAGGAGCTCCAATCCCTCCATCTGGTCCATCCGATCCACCGGCTCATGAAGGGTTCCATTATCTTCCCAAAGGATCTCCAATCCCTCCATCTGGTCCATCTCGTCCACCAGCCCGTGAAGGGTTCCATTATCTTCCCAAAGGATCTCCAATCCCTCCATCTGGTCCATCTCGTCCACCAGCTCGTGAAGGGTTCCATTATCTCCCTAAAGGAGCTCCAATCCCTCCATCTGGTCCATCCGATCCACCGGCTCATGAAGGGTTCCATTATCTTCCCAAAGGATCTCCAATCCCTCCATCTGGTCCATCTCGTCCACCAGCTCGTGAAGGGTTCCATTATCTCCCTAAAGGAGCTCCAATCCCTCCATATGGTCCATCAGATCCACCGGCTCATGAATGA
- the LOC122090123 gene encoding polygalacturonase non-catalytic subunit AroGP2-like: protein MTHPVMLLGILIVSYFSGSQAETAFSQYWEEHIGLPLPPHWLAAKASPLSLHQISLFMKFIEENVLASHLHLFCKEANVACSTNMLMKKPIDDTILPPIAQWSADRIVYEHTPTDKPLSVASQGGLPFFREAMVKEGGFMAIPDLRDPMSYKSFLPRPLASKIPFSFARINELKKIFGVVNGSNMDEYMQGTLETCEKSPIRGEQSTCVTSIEDLIDFVVKTLGHHLHIWSPGSIEGSYENVTIGAVKVIYGNVSEPPVLCHSQPFPFQVYFCHVLQKVKVYVVDIYARKKVNHAIMTCHYDTSTWNPNHHAFKWLGFGPGLIEVCHWINENAMVWTKT from the exons ATGACACATCCTGTTATGTTGCTTGGAATCCTGATAGTATCATACTTTagt GGTTCTCAAGCTGAAACTGCCTTTTCACAGTACTGGGAAGAGCATATTGGTCTACCACTCCCTCCACATTGGTTAGCAGCAAAGGCTTCACCATTAAGCCTCCATCAAATATCACTGTTTATGAAATTTATAGAGGAAAACGTATTGGCTTCCCACTTGCATTTATTCTGTAAGGAGGCTAATGTTGCTTGTTCGACAAATATGTTGATGAAGAAGCCAATAGATGACACAATCCTACCTCCAATAGCCCAGTGGAGTGCTGATAGAATTGTTTATGAACATACTCCAACTGACAAACCCCTATCAGTTGCCAGCCAAGGGGGGTTGCCATTTTTCCGGGAGGCAATGGTGAAAGAGGGAGGTTTCATGGCCATTCCTGATTTAAGAGACCCAATGTCATATAAATCATTCTTACCGCGACCTCTGGcatcaaaaatcccattttcctttgcCCGGATCAATGAATTAAAGAAGATTTTTGGTGTGGTTAATGGATCAAACATGGATGAATATATGCAAGGTACTCTTGAGACATGCGAAAAGAGTCctattagaggtgagcaaagcaCCTGTGTGACTTCCATCGAGGATCTCATCGATTTTGTTGTGAAGACATTAGGGCACCATCTACATATATGGAGTCCTGGCAGCATTGAAGGATCTtatgagaatgtcacaattggaGCTGTGAAAGTCATTTATGGAAACGTCTCAGAACCACCAGTCTTGTGTCATAGTCAGCCATTCCCATTTCAAGTCTACTTTTGCCATGTTttacaaaaagtaaaagtataTGTAGTTGATATATATGCTCGGAAGAAAGTGAATCATGCGATTATGACATGCCACTATGATACATCAACTTGGAATCCAAACCATCATGCTTTTAAGTGGTTGGGTTTTGGCCCTGGCCTAATTGAAGTATGTCATTGGATAAATGAGAATGCAATGGTCTGGACAAAGACTTAA